Within Cnuibacter physcomitrellae, the genomic segment TGTCCTCTCGGGCGAGACCGTCCGCATCCCCATCCCGCTCACGGGGATCGACCCCGACGGCGACTCGGTGCAGTTCGCCGGCGTCGACTCCGCGCCGGAGAAGGGCACGATCTCCGCCACGGGCGTCTCCTGGCTCGAGTACACGGCGGGCGACTACTCCGCCGGGACGGACACGTTCGGCTACACCGTGGTCGACAGCCTCGGAGCCCGGGCGAGCGGGACCATCCGGGTCGGCATCTCGCCCCGGGCCGACGGAGCGCGCCCGCCCGTCGCGACGCCGGACGAGGTCGTGGTCCGTCCGGGGCGCACCGTCCTCGTCCCCGTCCTCGCCAACGACTCCGACCCCGACGGCAGCCCGCTCAGCCTGGTCCGGGTCTCCGCGCAGGACGGGGCGGCCACCGCCGCCGTGTCGGGCGACCTCGTCGCGATCACGGCACCGTCGACGCCCGGGCGTTACGGCTTCGTCTACGAGATCGAGAACCAGCGAGGCGGGACGAGCTCGACCTTCGTCACCGCCGACGTCACCCCGGATGCGCCGCTCGCCCGGCCCGTCGTCTCCGACACCGTGCTCACCCTCGACGACATCGCGGGCCGCGACAGCGTCGACGTCGACGTGCTCGAGAACGTCTTCTTCGCCGAGGGGCCGGCGTCGCAGCTCGACCTCCGTGTCGGCGACGGGTACTCGTCCGCGGCCTCGGTCACGCCCGAGCACCGGCTGCGCGTCGAGGTCCGCGAGGGCCGGCAGATCATCCCGTTCACGGTCGCCCACCCCGAGGATCCGACCATCACGGCGTCCGGGTTCGTCTGGGTGCCGGGCACACGCGATGCGCTTCCGCAGCTGCGTTCCGGTGCACCGGCCCTCGTCGTGCAGAGCGGAGCCGAGCTGCGGATCCCCCTCGCCGATCAGGTCGTGGTCGCCGGCGACGGGACGCCCCGCATCTCCGATCCCAACACCGTCCGTGCCACGCACGCCGATGGGTCCTCGCTGGTGTCCGGCGACACGACCCTGGTCTACCGCAGTGCGGCCGACTACTACGGCCCGGCCTCGATCTCGTTCGAGGTCGCCGACGGCGCCGGACCGGATGCCCGGCGGGCCACGCTCGTGCTCCCCATCACGGTCAGACCCGCCACGAACCAGCCCCCCGTCTTCGACGGTGCCGTGATCGAGTTCGAGCCCGGTCAGCAGAAGAACATCGACCTCACGAAGCTGACGACCTACCCGTATCCGGGCGCGGGGAACCTGCTGAGCTACCGGGTGCTGGGGGAGGCGCCTTCCGGCTTCGCCTTCTCCCTCGACGGCACGACCCTGACGATGACGGCCGACCCGTCGACCCGGCGCGGGGCCACGGGCTCCCTCTCGATCGGCGTCGCCGACAAGCAGAGCGAGGGCCGCTCCGGCCGCATCGACGTGTCGGTCGTCGCGTCGACGAGGCCGCTGGCGGTCCTCGGCACCGACTCCGTGATCGCGCCGCGCGGAGGCACCACCACGGTCGACGTGCTCGCGAACGACCGGGCGGGCAACCCGTTCCCCGACGTGCCCCTCCAGGTCGTCGCCGTCCGGGGAACCGACTCCGCGACGCTCCCCGCCGGGGTGTCGGTGGCCACGTCGGCCGACAGGGCGTCGCTCTCGGTGACGGTCGCGGGCGACGCGGCTCCAGGCGACCTCACCCTGCAGTACCAGGTGGCGGATGCGACACAGGACTCCTCGCGGTACGTCTGGGGCACGGTCCGCGTCTCGGTCCAGGACAGACCGGCGCCGGTGACGGGTCTCGTGGTCGCCGGGTTCGGCGATCGCGAGGTGGACGTGTCGTTCGCTCCGGGCGCGGCCAACAACTCGGCGATCTCGGCCTTCCTCGCCACGGCGACGACGGCCTCCGGAACGTCGGTCACGACCACCTGCGCGACCACGCGCTGCACGGTGCGGACCCCGGGGAACGGATCGGCGTCCGCGGTCAGGATCACGGTCTCGGCGCAGAACGGCATCGGCGCATCCGATCCCACGCCGCTCGGCCCGCTGGTCTGGTCCGACGTGCTGCCCGGCCCGCCGACCGGACTGACGCTCACTCCGGGTGACGGCTCGATCCGAGCCTCGTGGAGCCCGGCGGTCGTCCTCGACGGCGGCTCGCCGGTGTCCGCCTACGAGGTGCGCGTCGACGGACGACTGGTGCAGACGTTGCCCGCCTGCTCGTCCGCCTGCGCCACCACCCTCGGGGGAGTCGCGAACGGCGTGTCGACCACCGTCGTCGTCACGGCGAAGAACGACGCGTACCCGGCCCTGGCGGTGTGGTCCGGCAGCGAGGCGAGCGGCACCACCACCCCCTTCGGCGCCCCCATCGCCTCGGGAGCGTCGGCCGTCGCCGAGACGGGCGCCGCGGGACGCGACGTCGTGGTGGGCTGGTCGGGCTTCGGCGACAACGGGAACCCGGTGGCGGGATACGTCGCCCAGCTCCTGCGCGCGGGATCCGGCGTACCCCAGGGGGCGCAGGCGTGCTCGGTGTCGGAGGGGAGGGTCTCCCTCCCCAGCGTCGGCGGCGACGTCCTCGCCCAGCAGCAGACCGGTGGTCCGGGAGCGGTGCGCTTCGCCTCGCTCGACGCCTCGAGCGCCGACTACTCGGTCGTCGTGTGGGGGTGGAACGCGGCAGGATGCACGCCGTCGGCGGTGCAGACCGTGTCGGTCTATCCCCGACCCGGTGTGCCCACGGCGACCGTGACCATGGTGCAGGACGGGTCGACGTGGGACGCCTACGTCTCGGTCAGCGGCGACGGATCGCGGTACCGCATCCAGCGCGTCGACGACGGCGGCGCCCCCGTCGGGGATCCGGCGGACTTCTCCGGCGCGGGCTTCCCTCGAGCGCTCGTCGGCGGTGCGTTCGGGGACGTGCTCCGCTTCCGGCTCCAGGCCTGCTCGGTCTGGTCGACGGTGCAGCTGTGCGGCGACTGGTCCACGCCGTATGCGGCCCCGGAGCCGTCCCTGACCTTCGACCTGGATCCCGATCCGCAGCTCGTCGGCGACACGTTCTCCTGGGTCAACCCGCCGGCCAACGGCGGCCTCCCCGCTGCGTTCGTCTGCGGTCGCAGCGGATCGGCGGCGACCGCCACGGCCACCGGACCGACCTGCACCGTCCCGCCGGGCGACGGAGCCCCCTGGCTCGAGGTCACCGTGGCCGGACACTCGTACACCGTCTCCGGATCGAAGGGATGAGCATGACCATGACACCCGAGCAGGCCACCCGCTTCGCCGACGTGTTCGCCCGCTTGGCCGCGGGCGTCGAGCAGGCGCTGCAGGGCAAGCCCCACGTCGTCAGGCTCTCCCTCGTCGCCCTGCTCTCGGAGGGGCACCTCCTGCTCGAGGATGCGCCGGGGACCGGGAAGACCTCTCTGGCGCGCGCGATCGCGCAGAGCGTGCGAGGGACCGCGAGCCGGATCCAGTTCACGCCCGACCTGCTGCCCGGCGACATCACGGGGGTCTCCGTGTACGACCAGAGCGCGCGCGCCTTCGAGTTCCGTCCCGGCCCCGTCTTCGCCACCGTCCTCCTGGCCGACGAGATCAACCGGGCCTCGCCGAAGACCCAGTCCGCCCTGCTCGAGGTGATGGAGGAGGGACGGGTCACGGTCGACGGCCGGTCGCATCCGGTGGGGGAGCCGTTCATGGTGATCGCGACGCAGAACCCCGTCGAGCAGGCCGGCACCTACCGTCTCCCCGAGGCGCAGCTCGACCGCTTCCTCATCAAGACCTCGATCGGGTATCCCGACCACGCCACGACCCTCCGCATCCTGGAGGGCTCCACGGAACGCGCGCACTCGACGGCGCTCCCGCCGATCATCACGAGCGAGGGGGTGACCGTGCTCGCCGCGGAGGCCCGCACGGCCCACGTCGACGCGTCGATCAACGACTACATCGTCCGACTGGTGCAGGCCACCCGTGACGCCCCCGAGACGAGGCTCGGCGCCAGCGTTCGCGCGGCGCTTGCTCTGTCGCGGGCGGCGAAGACGTACGCGGCGTCGTCAGGGCGCCACTACGTCGTCCCCGACGACGTGAAGGCCCTCGCCGAGCCCGTGCTGGCCCACCGGCTCCTGCTCGACCCCGAGGCGGAGTTCGACGGAGTCTCGGCGTCGAGCCTGGTCGGACAGATCCTGCTCGAGGTGGCACCACCCGGAGAGCCGACGGCCGCATGAGGACGCTCCCGGTGGCGGTCTCCGCCGGGGGATGGACGGTCCTCGGAGGCGGGATCGCGACGCTCGTCGCGGGTCTGGCCCTGGGCTGGACCGAGCTCGTCGTCATCGGCGTGGCGTGCCTCGTGACCGCGCTCGTCTGCGCCCTCCTCCTGCTCGGCCGCCGGGCAGGGCGCATGGAGATCTCCGTCGCCGAGCGGCATGTGGTCGCCGGTGCTCACGCCACCGTCTCGGTCTCCGTGCAGAATTCCACCCCGCGGCGTCTCCGCGCGACCGAGGCGGAGCTGCCGGTGGGAGTTCGGATCGAGTCGCTCGACCTTCCCGGAGTCCGCCCGGGAGGGGAGGTGTCGGCCACGGTCGTCGTGCAGACCCCGCGTCGTGGTGTGCTGCGACTGGGCCCGGTGCGCGTGGTCCGCCGCGATCCCCTCGGTCTTGCACGCCGCGAGGTGTCCCGATCGGATGCGCGGGACCTCTACGTGCATCCGCGGACGGTCGATCTCGCCGTGGCGTCGACAGGCCTGCTGCGCGATCTCGAGGGCCTCTCGTCGCGCGACCTCACCGACAGCGACATGGCGTTCCACACCCTCCGCGAGTACGTGCCGGGCGACGATCGCCGTCACATCCACTGGCGGAGCACGGCGAAGACGGGCTCATTCATGGTGCGCCAGTTCGAGCAGACGCGGCGCAGCCATCTCGTCGTCGCGCTGTCGACGCGTCCGGGAGACTACGCCGGTGACGAGGAGTTCGAGCTCGCGGTGAGCATCGCGGCGTCGATCGGAGTGCGCGCGGTCCGCGACGCCACGACGGTGAGCGTCCTCGCCTCGAGCGGCTCCGAGCGTACGACGTCCCTCAGCGTCCGTACCCCGCGTGACCTCCTCGACGATCTGAGCGTGGTGCACCCGGTCCCCGGGGCCCCGGGGCCGGCACGGCTCGCCCGGGGCATCGCCGAGTCGGGGAGCGGTGCCTCCGTGGTCCTCCTCGTGTGCGGATCGGCGGTGGCCACGCGGGAGCTCAGGTCGGCCGCGGCGGCCCTGCCGCCGGAGGTCGAGGTGATCGGGCTCGTCGCCGACCCGGAGGCGAGCGCGTCGATCGTGCCGTTCGACGGCATCCGCGTGGCCCGCATCGGCTACCTGGACGACCTCGTGCGCGCCCTGGTGAGGATGGCGGCGACGTGAGCGTCCTCCGCCCGGGAGGCACCCGCGCCCCGCGCGGCACCTCGTCCGCCTCACCCGCGCGATCCGCGTGGACACCGTCCGCGGCGCGGTCGCCGGGGCCGCCGCTCCGGTCGTCGGCGACGCGGTCGGGCGGACCGTCGGTGCCCGACCGGTCGTCTCCGTCCGCACGGCGCCGAGCACTCCTCGCCCTCGCCGCGGTGGGACTCGTGGTGATCGGTGCCGCGGCGTGGTGGCCGGTGTACGCCTCGCCGTGGTTCCTCGTCTGCGCCGGAGGAGCGCTGTTCGCCGGCGTCGCCCTCGCGGGGGCCGGAGCGGTCGCCCGGTGGAGGCCGCACGTGGTGCTGCTCGCCGTTGCGGGGGCCTGGCTCCTGCTCGGCGTCCCGCTCGCGGTCCCCTCCCAGGCGCTCTGGGGGGTGCTCCCCACGCCGCAGGGGCTCGTCGACCTGATCACGACCTCCGCGACCGGATGGCGCGCACTGCTCACGATCGACCCCCCGGTCGGCGACTTCCAGGCGCTCCTCGTCCCCCTGTTCGTCCTCGTCCTGGCGGCGAGCGCCTCGACGGTGTCGCTCGCGCTCCGATCGGCGCGGCCCGCGCTCTCGCTGCTGCCCCCCGTCGTCGTCCTCCTCGCCGGCCTCGCGTTCGGCGACGGGGAGCCCCTGGCGCCCCTCGCGCTCGGCGGCGCCTTCGCCCTCCTCGCCCTCCTCGCCCTGGCTCTGCTGGGGAGCGCGTCGATCAGCCGGACCCTCGTGGCCGGGCTCCTGGTGCTCATGACGGTCGCGGCCGGTCTCGGCGCGGGAGCACTGGTCGTCGGCGGCTCCCGGGCGGCGGTCCGCGACGCCGTGTCGCAGCCGTTCGATCCCCGCAGGCTCGACAGCCCGTTGAGCGGCTTCAGAGCCGACATCGTCGGCCCTGAGGCGGATGCCGTGCGGCTCGACGTCCCGTCCTCGCTGGCCGGACGGCTCGTGTCGATCGCGAGGATGGACTCGTACGACGGGGTGGTCTACCGGGCGGGCGACTCGACCGAGGCCTCCTCCCTGTTCTCTCGGGTGCCGCAGTCGATCGGCCCCGCCCTCCCGGGCGAGAGCGAGTACTCCCTCACCGTCGAGGCCGCCGGCGGCGTCTGGCTGCCCCTCCCGGGCGCACCGTCGTCGATCGAGTTCGACGCGGGCGCGGGATCCGGAACGGAGTCGACGAGCCCGTCCGGCGCCGCGGGCGTCGATCCGCAGGACGACCTCTTCTACAGCCGTCCGCTCGAGACCGCGGCCGTCAGCACCGGGCTCGTCGCCGGGACCTCGTATCGTGTGCGCTCGACCCTGATCGACGAGATCGCCGAGCCCGCCGACCTCGTCCCCGGTGCGGCCGCCGCGCCGTCCCCGACCGCGCCGCCAGAGGTGGCCGCGTGGGCGGCCGACCATGCGGATGCGGATGCCGACCCTGCAGAACGTTTGGCCTCCCTGGTCGATGCGCTCCGACAGGGCTACGTGAGCCATGGCCAACCGGGGGAGCCGTTCAGCCGTTCCGGGCACGGCGCCGATCGGATCGCGGAGCTCCTCACCGACGCACCCATGCTGGGCGACGACGAGCAGTACGCGGTCGCCGGGGCCCTGCTGGCGCAGCAGGTGGGGTTCCCGGCCCGTGTGGCACTGGGCTACCGGGTGCCGTCGAACCAGGACGGCGCCGATCCGATCGCCGTCACGGGCCGCGACACCGTCGCGTGGGTGGAGGTGCTCGACGCCGAACGCGGCTGGGTCGCGATCGATGTGACCCCGCTCGAGCGACCCGTGCCCGACGACGTCGACGAGCAGCAGTCGACGACCGTGCAGCCCCCGCGGGTCCTGCCGCCCCGTTCCAGCGACGAGAACATCCCGCCCGACACGACGACCACGCAGCCGACCGACCGGGACGAGCCGCAGCGCGATCCCTTCGCCGAGCTGCTCCGGGCGGTGGCGATCTGGACCGGGCTCGGAGCGGCCGTCCTCGCCGTGCTGCTCTCGCCCTTCCTGGCGGTCATCGCGGCGAAGGTCGTGCGCAGGTCTCGCCGCCGACGACGCGGCGACCCGCGGGACAGGGCCGCGCAGGCCTGGTCCGAGATCCGCGACGCCGGGGTCGACGCCCGTCTCCTGCCCCGGCGCACGTCGACCGCGCCCGCGTCGACCAGGGCCGAGACCGCGTCGGCGCTCGACAGCCCGGCCGCGCGCGACATCGCGGTGCTCGTCGACCGCGCGCAGTTCGCCCCGACCGTCCCCCTGCCGGCCGACCTCGACCGGATCTGGGCGCAGACCGACGAGGAGCGGACGCGGATCATGCGCACGGGTGGCCGGTGGTCCCGCCTGCGAGCGGCGATCTCGCTCCGATCGTTGCGCACGTATCATGGCAAGGGCGGAAGGCGGACGAGCGAGTGAAGTGCAGGACCTGCGGCATGACCCTGACCGAGGGCGCGCTCCTCTGCGGTGAATGCGGCACCTCCGCCCTCGCACCCGCGCCGACGCTCGGCGACACCGCCCGCTACGACCGTCGTGCCCTGCGTCGTTCGATCGCGGCCCAGGCGGCCCAGGCCGGCCGAGCGGCAGGCGTCGTGCCCGCGGCCGGCGGGCCCCGGCACGCCGAGCTGCCGACCACCGCGATCCCCACGGTCGAGCGGACACGGGAGCCGGCGGCTCCGGCTCCGTCAGCCTCGTCTCCGTCGTATTCCGCCGACGCGGTCGATCCTCGGGTGTTCAGCCTGGCCTTCAGCACCGG encodes:
- a CDS encoding Ig-like domain-containing protein — translated: MKGALGTGRIGGWVAAHRSAAATLVSGGAVAALVAVVSVVSTGFVAQQVDLHDGTVWVTSDLHHAAGRANPVVGELNGLVPLGAGSLDVDQSGSTVVVADRGDGEGRLVDTASMTADESFPLPAGEASIVLSGDRAIVWSPESGSAWSTTVPALPAFDPDAAADVTVGPTGAMAAWQGRLYAVSPATGSVYSLSSGEAQTSLAVDLAADADVTMTATDAGWIVFDRSTSRVISASGAVPVSLDDPAGAVLQQPGEGRDGVLLATRSGLVLIDPTTGSTRSLSEGHSGAPAAPIEIDGCGYAAWSDGTGWTDCASTADPGRATSGEAGEAGEAGETTFEGMGSESRLVFRTNGDGGVLLNDRTSGRAWDVARDNAVIDDWDQLLDTTTTDPQQEDAATDAPDTPDPVQQPPVAVDDDLGARAGRAQALPVLLNDYDVNGDTLVIDDVTVPDGVDWRVDVIDDGQQLQLTLPGTATGTLTFGYGISDGRGGSARATVAVTIRAPGENSPPVQVRRSTLDVALGARATTDVRSDWYDPDADPFYLASAGTPPPDSVTFRPEGQVTYLDSGTSAGPRDISLVVSDGASTTAGTIPVVVHDPADVPLVADGFVVSLNAGVEDTVEPLPHVRGGTEALRLTTVGVRDGVTVDADYVQGAVRLTASSAGTYLIDYSVADGSRTATGTMRLEVTAVPDANSAPVTVPHTTFVRQGSSVEIDVLAGDYDPAGAVLIVTSAGSAADPGVQVEVLEQRTIRVTLTGPLAGGSTSFAYTVSNGLASAAGSVTVVEVTPPAIRQPPVAVADVASVRVGDVVDIPVLDNDSQPDGDQLSLHADLARPLSAGSGLLFASGSVLRYLAPATPGEYTAEYRVDAPDGQWATAQVTIRVREADAASNSAPVPARVTARVLSGETVRIPIPLTGIDPDGDSVQFAGVDSAPEKGTISATGVSWLEYTAGDYSAGTDTFGYTVVDSLGARASGTIRVGISPRADGARPPVATPDEVVVRPGRTVLVPVLANDSDPDGSPLSLVRVSAQDGAATAAVSGDLVAITAPSTPGRYGFVYEIENQRGGTSSTFVTADVTPDAPLARPVVSDTVLTLDDIAGRDSVDVDVLENVFFAEGPASQLDLRVGDGYSSAASVTPEHRLRVEVREGRQIIPFTVAHPEDPTITASGFVWVPGTRDALPQLRSGAPALVVQSGAELRIPLADQVVVAGDGTPRISDPNTVRATHADGSSLVSGDTTLVYRSAADYYGPASISFEVADGAGPDARRATLVLPITVRPATNQPPVFDGAVIEFEPGQQKNIDLTKLTTYPYPGAGNLLSYRVLGEAPSGFAFSLDGTTLTMTADPSTRRGATGSLSIGVADKQSEGRSGRIDVSVVASTRPLAVLGTDSVIAPRGGTTTVDVLANDRAGNPFPDVPLQVVAVRGTDSATLPAGVSVATSADRASLSVTVAGDAAPGDLTLQYQVADATQDSSRYVWGTVRVSVQDRPAPVTGLVVAGFGDREVDVSFAPGAANNSAISAFLATATTASGTSVTTTCATTRCTVRTPGNGSASAVRITVSAQNGIGASDPTPLGPLVWSDVLPGPPTGLTLTPGDGSIRASWSPAVVLDGGSPVSAYEVRVDGRLVQTLPACSSACATTLGGVANGVSTTVVVTAKNDAYPALAVWSGSEASGTTTPFGAPIASGASAVAETGAAGRDVVVGWSGFGDNGNPVAGYVAQLLRAGSGVPQGAQACSVSEGRVSLPSVGGDVLAQQQTGGPGAVRFASLDASSADYSVVVWGWNAAGCTPSAVQTVSVYPRPGVPTATVTMVQDGSTWDAYVSVSGDGSRYRIQRVDDGGAPVGDPADFSGAGFPRALVGGAFGDVLRFRLQACSVWSTVQLCGDWSTPYAAPEPSLTFDLDPDPQLVGDTFSWVNPPANGGLPAAFVCGRSGSAATATATGPTCTVPPGDGAPWLEVTVAGHSYTVSGSKG
- a CDS encoding AAA family ATPase; its protein translation is MTMTPEQATRFADVFARLAAGVEQALQGKPHVVRLSLVALLSEGHLLLEDAPGTGKTSLARAIAQSVRGTASRIQFTPDLLPGDITGVSVYDQSARAFEFRPGPVFATVLLADEINRASPKTQSALLEVMEEGRVTVDGRSHPVGEPFMVIATQNPVEQAGTYRLPEAQLDRFLIKTSIGYPDHATTLRILEGSTERAHSTALPPIITSEGVTVLAAEARTAHVDASINDYIVRLVQATRDAPETRLGASVRAALALSRAAKTYAASSGRHYVVPDDVKALAEPVLAHRLLLDPEAEFDGVSASSLVGQILLEVAPPGEPTAA
- a CDS encoding DUF58 domain-containing protein → MRTLPVAVSAGGWTVLGGGIATLVAGLALGWTELVVIGVACLVTALVCALLLLGRRAGRMEISVAERHVVAGAHATVSVSVQNSTPRRLRATEAELPVGVRIESLDLPGVRPGGEVSATVVVQTPRRGVLRLGPVRVVRRDPLGLARREVSRSDARDLYVHPRTVDLAVASTGLLRDLEGLSSRDLTDSDMAFHTLREYVPGDDRRHIHWRSTAKTGSFMVRQFEQTRRSHLVVALSTRPGDYAGDEEFELAVSIAASIGVRAVRDATTVSVLASSGSERTTSLSVRTPRDLLDDLSVVHPVPGAPGPARLARGIAESGSGASVVLLVCGSAVATRELRSAAAALPPEVEVIGLVADPEASASIVPFDGIRVARIGYLDDLVRALVRMAAT
- a CDS encoding transglutaminase-like domain-containing protein encodes the protein MSVLRPGGTRAPRGTSSASPARSAWTPSAARSPGPPLRSSATRSGGPSVPDRSSPSARRRALLALAAVGLVVIGAAAWWPVYASPWFLVCAGGALFAGVALAGAGAVARWRPHVVLLAVAGAWLLLGVPLAVPSQALWGVLPTPQGLVDLITTSATGWRALLTIDPPVGDFQALLVPLFVLVLAASASTVSLALRSARPALSLLPPVVVLLAGLAFGDGEPLAPLALGGAFALLALLALALLGSASISRTLVAGLLVLMTVAAGLGAGALVVGGSRAAVRDAVSQPFDPRRLDSPLSGFRADIVGPEADAVRLDVPSSLAGRLVSIARMDSYDGVVYRAGDSTEASSLFSRVPQSIGPALPGESEYSLTVEAAGGVWLPLPGAPSSIEFDAGAGSGTESTSPSGAAGVDPQDDLFYSRPLETAAVSTGLVAGTSYRVRSTLIDEIAEPADLVPGAAAAPSPTAPPEVAAWAADHADADADPAERLASLVDALRQGYVSHGQPGEPFSRSGHGADRIAELLTDAPMLGDDEQYAVAGALLAQQVGFPARVALGYRVPSNQDGADPIAVTGRDTVAWVEVLDAERGWVAIDVTPLERPVPDDVDEQQSTTVQPPRVLPPRSSDENIPPDTTTTQPTDRDEPQRDPFAELLRAVAIWTGLGAAVLAVLLSPFLAVIAAKVVRRSRRRRRGDPRDRAAQAWSEIRDAGVDARLLPRRTSTAPASTRAETASALDSPAARDIAVLVDRAQFAPTVPLPADLDRIWAQTDEERTRIMRTGGRWSRLRAAISLRSLRTYHGKGGRRTSE
- a CDS encoding FHA domain-containing protein; translation: MTLTEGALLCGECGTSALAPAPTLGDTARYDRRALRRSIAAQAAQAGRAAGVVPAAGGPRHAELPTTAIPTVERTREPAAPAPSASSPSYSADAVDPRVFSLAFSTGDTVRVSGHGLVGRNPTPAEGESFDYLVQIVDPDRSMSKTHLEFGVAEDGFWILDRGSANGTRIVEGDEVVDLDPGLRVVIYRGLRVELGDQYFDLH